The following proteins come from a genomic window of Hoplias malabaricus isolate fHopMal1 chromosome 15, fHopMal1.hap1, whole genome shotgun sequence:
- the LOC136668555 gene encoding proteinase-activated receptor 2-like, with translation MKACYEITDNAVDDIGEDWDIIPDCTSQPQFAGFAVINENVYGVDVSETAQNVLNSNLTTVFLPVVYIIIFIVGLPTNAMAIWVFLFRTKKKHPASILMANLALADLLFIIWLPLKISYHFNGNNWIFGEALCKVLVGFFYGNMYCSTIFITLISVQRYWTVAHPLSRKQKLRTTVCVCVCVWIVVWLITAPLYMYEQAVNVQNMNIITCHDVARPSQSSIPSKYFLAMGTVGYIIPCVVCTVAYVFTFRSLRKSVSESGSSKKKKKAIVLMITVLVMFLVCFTPSNIMLMIHYSLLNEKIQNNAYGFYIVALCLSSLNSCLDPFVYYFISEEFRENVKNTLICRSERTAKRMEVSFKPVKSTTESPLPSTQTSSAE, from the exons ATCACTGACAATGCTGTTGACGATATCGGTGAAGACTGGGACATTATACCTG ACTGTACCTCTCAACCTCAGTTTGCTGGATTTGCAGTAATAAATGAGAATGTATACGGAGTTGATGTGAGTGAAACTGCCCAGAATGTTCTGAACAGCAATCTCACCACAGTCTTCCTCCCTGTGGTttacatcatcatcttcatagTGGGTTTACCCACCAACGCCATGGCCATCTGGGTCTTCCTCTTCAGGACGAAGAAGAAGCATCCAGCGTCCATCCTTATGGCCAACCTCGCCCTGGCTGACCTGCTCTTCATCATCTGGCTCCCACTGAAGATCTCCTACCACTTCAATGGGAACAACTGGATCTTCGGAGAGGCGCTGTGTAAAGTCCTAGTGGGATTTTTCTATGGGAATATGTACTGCTCCACAATATTCATCACGTTGATCAGTGTGCAGCGATACTGGACAGTAGCTCACCCACTTTCACGAAAACAAAAACTCAGAACAacggtgtgtgtatgtgtgtgtgtgtggattgtggTCTGGCTCATCACAGCTCCACTCTACATGTATGAACAAGCTGTTAATGTCCAGAATATGAATATAATCACCTGCCATGATGTGGCACGCCCCAGCCAATCAAGTATTCCTTCTAAATATTTCCTGGCTATGGGCACAGTGGGATATATAATTCCCTGTGTGGTGTGTACAGTAGCGTATGTGTTCACGTTTCGCTCCCTCAGGAAGTCTGTATCAGAATCTGGCAGCagtaagaagaaaaagaaggctATAGTCCTCATGATCACGGTGCTGGTGATGTTCCTGGTGTGTTTCACTCCCAGTAACATCATGCTGATGATCCACTACTCTCTGCTGAATGAAAAGATCCAGAACAATGCTTATGGGTTCTACATTGTGGCGCTGTGTCTGTCCAGTCTCAACAGCTGCCTGGATCCatttgtgtattattttatcTCGGAGGAGTTCAgggaaaatgtgaaaaatacacTGATATGTCGAAGTGAACGCACAGCCAAGAGGATGGAGGTGTCCTTCAAACCTGTGAAGTCCACCACAGAATCCCCATTACCTTCAACACAAACATCTTCAGCGGAATAA